A window of Mytilus edulis chromosome 10, xbMytEdul2.2, whole genome shotgun sequence contains these coding sequences:
- the LOC139492298 gene encoding fibrinogen-like protein 1, which translates to MNLDIARKFKDCTELNRNTSTHNSSGVYKIYPMGKNAEGVPAYCDLKTDGGGWTLIQRRFDGSVDFRRTWVECENGFGNVNGELWLGNKYVHLLTIGGHYELRIDLTDENNRTSYAVYSTFIVGDSASKYNLTVSGYSGNAGMYQL; encoded by the exons ATGAACTTAG ATATAGCTCGCAAGTTTAAAGATTGTACTGAACTAAATAGGAATACAAGTACACACAATAGTAGTGGTGTATATAAGATATACCCAATGGGTAAAAATGCAGAAGGAGTGCCTGCTTACTGTGATTTGAAGACTGATGGTGGAGGATGGACG CTTATTCAGCGTCGGTTTGATGGGTCTGTTGACTTTCGACGCACATGGGTTGAATGTGAAAACGGATTTGGTAACGTAAATGGGGAGCTCTGGCTAG GCAACAAATATGTGCATCTTTTGACTATTGGTGGTCATTATGAATTAAGAATAGATCTAACAGATGAAAATAACAGGACAAGTTATGCTGTTTACAGTACGTTTATAGTTGGAGATTCTGCGTCAAAATATAATTTGACTGTGTCAGGATACTCTGGCAATGCCGGTATGTACCAGTTATGA
- the LOC139492299 gene encoding uncharacterized protein has product MSILKDYNEFARKLRCRYMFSQEKTDLHPFRSNTGYKPASTCHTLENYIDLTKLELSFLPIERNVKNNLTKGERIALRNLKNDETIVIKKADKNSNCVILDRLDYITEVTRQLNTQHYCQLDSFNMAELKIQVIEYTKSLYDQGIIDKISFKFLTNGQKLTDARLGRIYILPKIHRLETETFKQIQHDGFNELNIIPPGRPIISQCGSVTELIGHYVDYFLIPIVQNQSTYIKDTTSFINIIKKLKPMANSLLVSYDITQMFTNLPQEALLGAVERAYDSFDKSNFKVNAPPVNVLIHLLRIILENNVFEFDGKIYKQVIGTATGAVPSPEICDILMFEIMNQIISAFQYKEKIFYHGRYRDDGFIIYDETSDEIIDFFRLANDYNPLSKFTYEIKNDKMSFLDVDVIKGQRFTTYGILYLEIHFKETNSYLFLHRISCHSQHVFRGFIKGEAIRQIRNTSDHNKLINNLTNFKVKLLDRCYDNAEIDDSITDALSIDRTDLLQQNKSKEKQSIPLVLITKYNPYIRKIKTLAFLTVRRRLCTNIQYSTNSCV; this is encoded by the coding sequence atgtctATACTAAAAGACTACAATGAATTTGCTAGAAAATTACGATGTCGGTATATGTTCAGTCAAGAAAAAACTGACCTTCATCCATTTCGTAGCAATACAGGATATAAACCTGCCTCTACGTGCCATACGTTGGAAAATTATATAGATTTAACCAAGCTTGAATTGTCTTTTCTACCAATAGAAAGAAATGTCAAAAACAATCTTACTAAGGGCGAAAGAATAGCGCTACgcaatttgaaaaatgatgaaacaatagtaataaaaaaggcagataaaaattcaaattgtgtTATTTTAGACAGGCTAGACTACATAACGGAAGTCACAAGACAACTAAATACTCAACATTACTGCCAATTAGATTCATTTAACATGGCAGAACTGAAAATCCAGGTCATTGAGTATACTAAATCATTATACGACCAAGGCATAATcgacaaaatatcatttaaatttttaacaaatggtcAAAAATTAACAGATGCACGATTAGGGAGAATTTATATTCTCCCAAAAATTCACCGTCTTGAAACAGAGACGTTTAAACAAATACAACATGATGGATtcaatgaattaaatataattccacCTGGCAGACcaattatatcacagtgtggCTCTGTAACTGAACTTATAGGTCATTACGTTGACTATTTTCTTATACCAATAGTTCAAAATCAGTCTACATATATAAAAGATACTACATCGTTCATTAATATCATTAAGAAATTAAAACCTATGGCAAACAGCCTTTTGGTTTCATATGATATAACACAGATGTTTACTAATCTACCTCAAGAAGCGTTATTGGGTGCGGTTGAACGAGCATATGACAGTTTTGACAAATCAAACTTCAAAGTCAATGCTCCGCCAGTCAATGTATTGATACATTTGTTGAGaattattttagaaaacaatgtatttgaatttgatgGGAAAATTTACAAACAAGTAATAGGTACGGCAACTGGTGCAGTTCCTTCACCGGAAATCTGTGACATActtatgtttgaaataatgaatcaaattatttctgcatttcaatataaagaaaaaatattctatcaTGGCAGATATAGAGACGATGGATTCATAATATATGATGAAACATCAGatgaaattatagatttttttcgtcTAGCAAATGATTATAACCCCTTATCAAAGTTCAcctatgaaatcaaaaacgataaaATGTCGTTCTTGGATGTTGATGTAATTAAAGGTCAACGATTTACAACATATGGTATCCTTTaccttgaaatacattttaaagaaactaaTTCTTATCTGTTTCTGCACAGAATTAGCTGTCACTCACAGCATGTATTCAGAGGATTTATTAAAGGTGAAGCAATACGGCAAATTAGAAATACAAGTgaccataacaaattaataaacaatctaactaatttcaaagtgaaattattAGATAGGTGTTATGATAACGCTGAAATAGATGATAGTATTACTGATGCTTTATCAATTGACCGTACTGATTTACtacaacaaaacaaatctaaagagaagcaaagtattccgttagttttaataactaaatataatCCATATATACGTAAAATAAAGACACTGGCATTTCTTACAGTTCGACGAAGACTgtgtacaaatattcaatacagcACCAATAGTTGCGTATAG